The Papio anubis isolate 15944 chromosome 1, Panubis1.0, whole genome shotgun sequence genome window below encodes:
- the SLC39A1 gene encoding zinc transporter ZIP1 isoform X1, with protein sequence MERSSTQTYPVQATHEDTHDISAQPQPFWLHPLRSGVGDLASTFLRGTPAPGLRVTGATSSTMGPWEEPELLVWRPEAVASEPPVPVGLEVKLGALVLLLVLTLLCSLVPICVLRRPGANHEASASRQKALSLVSCFAGGVFLATCLLDLLPDYLAAIDEALAALHVTLQFPLQEFILAMGFFLVLVMEQITLAYKEQSGPSPLEETRALLGTVNGGPQHWHDGPGIPQASGAPASPSALRACVLVFSLALHSVFEGLAVGLQRDRARAMELCLALLLHKGILAVSLSLRLLQSHLRAQVVAGCGILFSCMTPLGIGLGAALAESAGPLHQLAQSVLEGMAAGTFLYITFLEILPQELASSEQRILKVILLLAGFALLTGLLFIQI encoded by the exons ATGGAGCGATCCAGCACCCAAACTTACCCTGTCCAGGCGACCCACGAAGATACCCATGACATCTCTGCACAGCCCCAGCCTTTTTGGCTTCACCCACTCCGTTCGGGAGTTGGGGACCTGGCCTCTACATTCCTTAGGGGAACTCCAGCTCCAG GTCTGAGAGTCACTGGAGCTACCAGCAGCACCATGGGGCCCTGGGAAGAGCCAGAGCTCCTGGTGTGGCGCCCAGAGGCGGTAGCTTCAGAGCCTCCAGTGCCTGTGGGGCTGGAGGTGAAGTTGGGGGCCCTGGTGCTGCTGCTGGTGCTCACCCTCCTCTGCAGCCTGGTGCCCATCTGTGTGCTGCGCCGGCCAGGAGCTAACCATGAAGCCTCAG CTTCCCGCCAGAAAGCGCTGAGCCTAGTAAGCTGTTTTGCGGGGGGCGTCTTTTTGGCCACCTGTCTCCTGGACCTGCTGCCTGACTACTTGGCTGCCATAGATGAGGCCCTGGCAGCCTTGCACGTGACG CTCCAGTTCCCGCTGCAAGAGTTCATCCTGGCCATGGGCTTCTTCCTGGTCCTGGTGATGGAGCAGATCACACTGGCTTACAAGGAGCAGTCAGGGCCGTCACCTCTTGAGGAAACAAGGGCTCTGCTGGGAACAGTGAATGGTGGGCCGCAGCATTGGCATGATGGGCCAGGGATTCCACAGGCGAGTGGAGCCCCAGCAAGCCCCTCAGCCTTGCGTGCCTGTGTACTGGTATTCTCCCTGGCCCTCCACTCTGTGTTTGAGGGACTGGCGGTGGGGCTGCAGCGAGACCGGGCTCGGGCGATGGAGCTGTGCCTGGCTTTGCTGCTCCACAAGGGCATCCTGGCTGTCAGCCTGTCCCTGCGGCTGCTGCAGAGCCACCTTAGGGCACAGGTGGTGGCTGGCTGTGGGATCCTCTTCTCATGCATGACACCTCTAGGCATCGGGCTGGGTGCAGCTCTGGCTGAGTCGGCGGGACCTCTGCACCAGCTGGCCCAGTCTGTGCTAGAGGGCATGGCAGCTGGCACCTTTCTCTATATCACCTTTCTGGAAATCCTGCCCCAGGAGCTGGCCAGTTCTGAACAAAGGATCCTCAAGGTCATCCTGCTCCTAGCAGGCTTTGCCCTACTCACTGGCCTGCTCTTCATCCAAATCTAG
- the SLC39A1 gene encoding zinc transporter ZIP1 isoform X2, with protein MGPWEEPELLVWRPEAVASEPPVPVGLEVKLGALVLLLVLTLLCSLVPICVLRRPGANHEASASRQKALSLVSCFAGGVFLATCLLDLLPDYLAAIDEALAALHVTLQFPLQEFILAMGFFLVLVMEQITLAYKEQSGPSPLEETRALLGTVNGGPQHWHDGPGIPQASGAPASPSALRACVLVFSLALHSVFEGLAVGLQRDRARAMELCLALLLHKGILAVSLSLRLLQSHLRAQVVAGCGILFSCMTPLGIGLGAALAESAGPLHQLAQSVLEGMAAGTFLYITFLEILPQELASSEQRILKVILLLAGFALLTGLLFIQI; from the exons ATGGGGCCCTGGGAAGAGCCAGAGCTCCTGGTGTGGCGCCCAGAGGCGGTAGCTTCAGAGCCTCCAGTGCCTGTGGGGCTGGAGGTGAAGTTGGGGGCCCTGGTGCTGCTGCTGGTGCTCACCCTCCTCTGCAGCCTGGTGCCCATCTGTGTGCTGCGCCGGCCAGGAGCTAACCATGAAGCCTCAG CTTCCCGCCAGAAAGCGCTGAGCCTAGTAAGCTGTTTTGCGGGGGGCGTCTTTTTGGCCACCTGTCTCCTGGACCTGCTGCCTGACTACTTGGCTGCCATAGATGAGGCCCTGGCAGCCTTGCACGTGACG CTCCAGTTCCCGCTGCAAGAGTTCATCCTGGCCATGGGCTTCTTCCTGGTCCTGGTGATGGAGCAGATCACACTGGCTTACAAGGAGCAGTCAGGGCCGTCACCTCTTGAGGAAACAAGGGCTCTGCTGGGAACAGTGAATGGTGGGCCGCAGCATTGGCATGATGGGCCAGGGATTCCACAGGCGAGTGGAGCCCCAGCAAGCCCCTCAGCCTTGCGTGCCTGTGTACTGGTATTCTCCCTGGCCCTCCACTCTGTGTTTGAGGGACTGGCGGTGGGGCTGCAGCGAGACCGGGCTCGGGCGATGGAGCTGTGCCTGGCTTTGCTGCTCCACAAGGGCATCCTGGCTGTCAGCCTGTCCCTGCGGCTGCTGCAGAGCCACCTTAGGGCACAGGTGGTGGCTGGCTGTGGGATCCTCTTCTCATGCATGACACCTCTAGGCATCGGGCTGGGTGCAGCTCTGGCTGAGTCGGCGGGACCTCTGCACCAGCTGGCCCAGTCTGTGCTAGAGGGCATGGCAGCTGGCACCTTTCTCTATATCACCTTTCTGGAAATCCTGCCCCAGGAGCTGGCCAGTTCTGAACAAAGGATCCTCAAGGTCATCCTGCTCCTAGCAGGCTTTGCCCTACTCACTGGCCTGCTCTTCATCCAAATCTAG